The nucleotide window AGGTATAAGTTTACATTAGATGAGATGATTCCTATCCCAATGTGAGCTCTGTCTGAAAGCCAAAAAACATACATGGGGTTTGGCCTATGCATTCAGTATTGCTTGGGCCACTAAGCACAGAGGGAAAGACATAATTTTAGTATTTCAGGCCCAGCATTCACAGAACTGTCagctccctttttttttaaaaaaaaaaaaaagactatttccAATGCTACCAGTCTCCTGGCCACAGCTTTGCATGGTTCTGTAAGCTCTAAGTGTCTGGTTGCATTCTTCTTTGCTGCaagatactttttattttttcctctcttttttgtAATATCTGTTGTCCAAAGACGATGAAGAACTGCTTCAACCAACCTTTGCAGTACTTTTATCTGTTTGGGGAGTTAGCTCATGCAGCAGTGAGCTTAAAATAGCCCTACTCTTATACAGCTTCTCTCAAAACCGGTTTTGATTATGCACAGAACTATCTTGTCTTCTTGAATGTAGTAATGACATTATCATTACAGTGAGTGGCAACCAGCCCATACTTAAAATTGAAGCCTGACTTCAGAGTTTGATACCTGCCTAAGAAGACATACCATGACATAAAGTTCTGTTCTCCAAGTTTCTCGGCTTTACAAGCAGCTAATATTCTTAATTTGAGAATTGGAGTAGCTAGGTTTACCTCTTGCTGGTATGACCACTGGAATTAAGAAACAATGTAGAAAACATACAATTTTGCTGAATTAGGAATAAAGTTTCAGTTTAGTTCTGTAGTCTGTTAGGTGACTAGACCTGTCACCTAGTGAAAATGTGAACTAGACCATAGTGAAAATGTGGCCACCTTGAGAAAAGGCCTAATTGAGCTTTTTGTCTTGAAACTTGTCTTGAAACTTTGCTAATGTATctagttggtttttttaacttttatctAGGAATCTATTAGATGGCTGGAAGATGAAAAAGCTCTTCTTGAGATGACAGAAGAAGTAGACTATGATGTGGATTCTTATGCTACCCAACTTGAAGCAATTCTAGAGCAAAAAATTGATATCCTGACTGAACTTAGAGGTAAATGGCTCTTAATCATTTTTGTGTGCATTATTAGAAGTGTGTTTTCATATGCCACAGAGACTCACAGTAataatgaggagaaaaaaattgtgtgattatgttttagggttttttctcctcttatgCTGTCCTGTGATGTCCTGTGGAAGGAACATTTATTCTACTGCTGAAGAACAAGTTCAGATCTGTGCTCAGTTCATCCtagtttaaaggaaaaatctctgcttttacCTCTAATAATAATTCTTAGTGGCCAAAATTTACTCTTTGACTTGTCTTCTAAAATTGGCTTGCCAGGTTGGTACCTCATGGAgatgaatttttcatttcactaaCTATTAGGGCTCAAGGAGGCATGCTATATTTCACTGGTAAAAATTCAAGAGTAGAGTTGGGGCCTGAGGGgtgcatttttattatattacaGGGGAATGGAGTGGGATAGGAATAGAAATGTAATAGGATGCCACATTTCCTTTCTTGGgtttctcccatttttcttgtagtgatgacggaaaaaatgaaagacacaTTTATCTATTTACAGGAAATACCTGAAAATTTAATCACAAATGCTTTTCATATTCATAGTAaaaaacggggggggggggggttggggggggtgtAAGTATTTGCTGGGTTTTAGATTGCTTAGATTTGACTGATCATACAATAAATACAATTCTGTATGCCCCTAAGGGTGgtttgggagctgctgggaagggagagTATGTATGTGGTGTGTATCTCCCTATACTCTTCAGTTAGAACCAGAATTTAAGTGTGAACAGGTTACATGCTGGGAATGCAATTGTGCAGTTTCCAAACTTATCCTGCCTAGAGACAGGGTAGAAGCTAAGAAGGGACTAAGTTGCTAAGCAACTTGTTTTTGTGGTGAGTATTGAATTTAAGCTTCTTTCTGTCCTCTTGTAGTTAGTAGCATCGGCTATGTTTGTGGAGGAATGGATCTGTGTTGAACACAGGCACATCAGTActcattctctctttttattaaagatAAGGTGAAATCTTTCCGGGCAGCTCTGCAAGAGGAGGAACAGGCCAGTAAACAGATCAACCCGAAAAGACCACGTGCCCTTTGAAATGGGCCTTTGCTGCTAAATGAATCCACGAACCCATACTGCTGTAGCACACATTTGTTACAAAACCCAGTGGCCGTAAGAACTCAACTACTTGAAAGCGTAAAAACGTTAGAAATGTCTGTGGAAATGTCCTGTTTCTAATTCACCTGAAtgacattttcagttttgtgtgaAATGCTCCTATGATGTCTACAAAATGCTTCTAGACCAGACAGCACAACCATGCAGGGTTCAGATCTGTGAAgcactttgttttaaaatatttcatttattcatattGTGAATTTTATGTTTGGAAATATTTGCCATGTTTTTAATAACGGAGTAAAACTGTGGCCATTAAAATGTCACAGTATTTCCTTTTaactatgttcagttttgttaCAAAGACCAGCTGTGCAGttttaaattgtgtttgtgtgcatgcacacCTCACTAGTGGTTGTACATAACTTCTCTTTCACAGACAGCTGTGCTTACCTCTTCCCATTCTGTGCCTTGATGAAGGCTACTTAACCCTAGATGTCCTGTTTCTGAAGCACAGCCTTAATAAACAACATTCCTTATTTGTCAATATGAATTACTTTTAGTGTGTGTACACTTCTAACGTGTTTTGagagtttttattttggtgGCTAGTTTCATTTCACAGGATGTGCCATATCATTTGAATAGTAACTGCAAGAGCTGTTAAGCGTGGACAAACAGCTGGACATTCCATCTTCCTTGTAAAAATCTGGAATCTAGATTTATTTGAATACCATAAAGAATGGTGATATAATTCTAACATTttctctgtaataaaaaaaaaatttaaaaaaaaccacacaaaaataTACATTAGTTGATGTATAATAAAAGGTAATGTTTTAAGTGCTGAGGAGAGTTGTATCTTAGGATAATGCAGATATACAGTATGTGGTATGGTGTGATAATGCTGTCAGAGTACAGGTACGATCTGACCTCTGCGTATTGACAAGATAACTGTCAAATATTGGGGATCTAGTTAAATACATGCATATTGGCCTTTTGTGTACTGTTAAAATTTGGCTTTTAATGCATGATAAACTTACATGTACATTAACTGTAGTTTGTAGGTAGTTTAAGTAGctctgttgctttaaaaaaaaagtagctaatacctatttttcccttttgtacAGTGCCAGTATCTGAAAAGTGGCGTAAAATTGCATCATTTGAGGATTTTGCACAATACCTCTACCTAGTGCTAACAGAAATCCCACAAGTACCTGAATTCTCACAAATGACGCCGTGTGTATCGGCACTTTTTAGATGGTGGCACTCAAGTTATTTTTGCAAGTCAAGTATCCAAAAAAGATTGACCTCTAATGTAGGAACTTCTTGTCAAATGAAGAATTGTAGACCTCTCTTAAGAGTTCTCCCTGTTTCCAGGAGTTTGTATCAGCAGACTTTCCCTTGGAACTGTTTAAAAACTACTTTTGGAATACAAGCCTGTTTGTTTGTGCCAGGCCTCCTCGAGGAAAATAAAGGGAAGGCAATGAAAAGAGAGTTAAATGAGCCATGAATTCTTGTAGTGTTTAATGTTTGTATCACCCCTAGGAAGGTAGGCTTTGGGAAGCTCTTGTTGCATcatgattaaaattaaaaacaaaacaacccttCTGTGTGTAaacatgaaaactgaaacaatgtAGATTTTACATAATGTGTTTAATAAATTAAGCTATTAAATGAACTACAGATGAGATTTTACTTCTATTGAAGTTTCTGTTGTGGTTTGGGAAGGGTTTGTCATTGTAAACACCTGAGTTACACTTCTGAAAAGGCCCGATTTCAGAATGAATATCTACTTCTGGAGCTAGGTCTCCTATACAAATTTCTCCTAGAGgaagaatcatttaggttggaaaagaccttcaagatcatcgagttcaaccagaaacctaacactgccaagaccaacaataaaccatgtccctaagcaccactTCTaacacatctttttaaaatacttctgggGTGGTGACCCcaccacttccccaggcagGCTGCTTGACAATCCTAGTGAATAGTTCCCactatccagtctaaacctcacCCCTCTCGTCAGGCTCCCTAGGCtacttcctcttgtcctactgCTTattacttggcagaagagaccaacacctgtgtcgctacagcctcctttcagggagctgtagagagcatcaaggtctcccctcagcctcctccagattaaacagcctcagttccctcTGCCGCCTCCCacaagacttattctccagccccttaacCAGCtctattgctcttctctggacacactccaagGACTTCaatttcttgtagtgaggggcacAAAACTAAACACGGTATTCGagatgcggcctcaccagtgctgagtcctgctGGCATGCAATTTCTTATGCAAGGCAGGATCCtaccagcacctccaggtccttttctgctgggcagctttccaggcagAATTTCCCCAGCCACTGCTCTGACTTTATTTGTGCAGCAACTCTTAGAAGAATTATAACACATCTTTCTGAGCAGGCAAGAACGTTGTCCATCACagttcaaaggaaaaaacaccacctggaaagcagcagcttttgttAGCAGGTGATAGTACAGGTTATTGTATAAAACCAGAGGGTTTCTTTCTAAAGAACCTCTGAAGACTGAACCATCCAACATGAGAAATACTATTCCTCCATGAAAGCCTAAAGTCACAGCCACGCTGTGGTTTAAATACAGCGGGTACCAAAGAGGAAACGAAGGACAGAGGCAGTTAGATTTCAGCAgatttttacttgaaaatgaCAGGTCCCATCAGGTAGCAGATGCAAGCTGAAATTTCATCTGCTGCAGGGATGAAAGACAGCCTTTGTGACAGGGCTGTAAAGGTCAGACCTGCACTGATGCTGAAGCAGTGAGAAGATAACTGACAGCTGGCTACGGCACTTGAATTCCCGTAGCTTCTTGCTGTGATGGATTGGAATTACAACAGGACTCAGATAAACTTGATTCTTGTCCTTGCATATTTAAGTATGTGCTTTTGAATCAATGACGTTTAAAGAATTGACATTGAACGTGTATAAAATGAAGTTGTATCTCAAGGTGAGTTTTTGCTAATTTGCCTCTTCTCCACTTATTGTGACCTTATGGAAAGAAGCTATACGTGGAAAGATGACTTACAGTAGATCACATACACCCATGCCTTCACCCCTGTGTGATGCTACAGACTTAGTAATAGTTACTGTTTTCCAGAATCATACGACAGACCAAAGTGGGTTTTTCTTCTGACAGCTGCTATGCAGATCTAATACAAACTTCTTGGGAAAATTCTGCCTTGCCCttattaacaaataaataaccTGAACTATATGAAGGCACTTTGGTACTCTTTCTGTCAGAACACAGGCATGCATTGCTCCAAGTCTCACTGACAGCTTTGATCTATGCTAGAACTCCTCCTCGTCTTGAAGGTTGAAGTAACTTTggtaaaaaaattgcttaaacTTACagttgacaaaaaaaaaaaaaaaacaaacccagcccTTCTATGTTTATGAGCGCTGGCCCTTTGGGTAGTTTTCTGCTGGCTGCTACAGTGGTTTGATGGCAATAAGGAGATGGTAAAGGAGATGACGATGTTAGTTTTGGCTACCTCAATAATCCTTTTGCAAACAATACCAAGCCTGCCCACAAGATAAATGCTCGCTTCTGAGAAAATACTGGGATTTTTCCCAGATAAGCAGATTACAAACAGTTTGGGAACATGGGTAGCTAGCAGAGGACAAGTGGAAGAGACAAGCATTTCAAATCAAAAGAAAGTGTTTAAATAcgctttaaaacaaagaaagaaagaaaatccccaACAAATGGAATGACTACCACTCTTGTTTCTGTTGCCTGTACTAGACTTATGGGTTATACTGTTTAGTACTATGCAAGAAAATACCGAGGTGAAGTGTGTGATCACATTTCAGTTATGACAGCATCAACCCATGTTATTAGGAATATTTAAAGACACAGTCATATGGACGTCCAGCACCTCACTTCAGTCATAAAATAATTCATCATTGTTAAAAtacagagcagcagcttctaGCCATCTCTCTGTGATAAAACTGCATGTAAGGTTTTACTAAGAACCAGAGTGTGTATGCGGTattctgttctttcctttggTGAGAAAAGGTGATTGCAGTCACTCTGGTTTAGGTAAGACTTCTGTGACAAAATGCATCATCTTTCATTCTTCTAGTAGGATCTATGAGAAATGGATGCCTTCTGAATTGAAGCCATGCAGCAGTCTGAAAGAGTAAAATATGTGCATTATGATTTCTACCAATTTATACTTCAGCTCAAGGCATTTCTAAGATGTGCTGGCTGGCAAAGtacacacaaaaataacatgaaagaaGCCATCCCTGTTCGACTGCCATAAAGAATTGCTACAAATCTTAAACTACAAATTATTAGCAGATGTGCCATTTTAGAGAAGCAGGTGTATTTTCAGTAAAGGTAGCTAATACTGCATCCTACCAGGTTTACTATCTTTCTTTGAAGCTGTATCAATTGCCACACTGAGAAACAGCCACCACAATTTTTATCTTAAAGTAGGAGAGGATTAATGTTGCCACTTAAATTAAACTGTCCAGAAGTAAGAGCAGAATATATCAGTTAATTAGTCAAATTTCCAAATTATGCTATAGACTAAGGCCTAATCCTCAAGACAGAGAAGGGCTGTGTAAGTCTTCAGGGAAATTATAATAACCAATCCTATTATTAGAGCATTTTAACAAGCGACATAGACGAGTCTAGCacacaaacagcagaaataggGATCTTTAGCTAGTTGCTTCTCAGAACTGTAAGCagcacttaaaataaatatagggtttatttaattttttttagcgTTTGTTCGTGTTCAGGACTGGAAGCAAGAAGTGCCTGGTattgaaaggaaagcagagttaGTACTATTCCTCTGCAACCCAATACTAATTTGTTTTACATGGGTGCAGATGCAGATAGATTTTGAAGAAACTTAAAAAGGaagtcataaagaaaaaaaatacctaatgAAATCATCTATATCCATTGAACGTGCTCGTTTTTCAGAGTAACCTGTATTTTTTAGGACTGTCTGTATTTTCTCTGCGATTTTGAAGTTTTCGGGTATTTCCTGTTGATAGAACACAGGATACAAATTCATAGCATTGAAACAGGTTAACTTAAATCAtctattcctttcttgcttttagtTCTTGTTTCAACTGACAAAGATaagctttttgttcttcttgtaTGGGctgttgtattttattcttgtatctgattttttttatagctcAGCTCATTCACTGTAAATTAATTCTTATTAGATTAGTAAAAGTCCTTGAGACCTGTACAGAAAATATAACATACtcagctttcagctttttcactgtaatttaGCAACCCTTTTAGATTTAGATAAAAGTTCTTCCCTCCCTCAAGTTCTCTCAAAAAAAACTTAACATCTTATACTTTTCCATGTTAATGTTTTACTCTTATAAAAATCAGTATCTATGTCACAGTACACGGAAGAATAATTCGGTATATTAAAAAGTAACTTACTGTATTATGTAAGGAACAATGAATTCTGTAATTATGATCCAGCAACTGCTCTACAGCACTTGATCTGAAAGAAATACAAGTATAGAATGAAAACTGAgttttaactaatttttttaCTTGACTGGTTGTTaatctttaatataaaaaactGTAACGACTACACAGCactgttctttttaaacagcTGCCTAGTCTTTGTctaaaagaaaagcttgtgACTTCAGCATAAATCCTCCACCATGCTTTATGCCAGACTGTTCTGGCATGCATGTAACACTACTGTGCATCTGCACAAAAAAAGCTGGATAACTGGATGGACTCTCAAACTTTGAAAAAGATTTCCTTTAATATATGTTACTTACTTAAATGCTGCAGACAGGGTCTTGTTTTTCCGAACAAAGGCTATCCTTACTAGACCATCCCACTcctgaaattaaacatttccaAATTTACATAAGGGAACGTACAGCTactacaaacaaaaccagtcaCTAGTGACATGACTAGTGAGTCACAACTGACTATTTCACAACGATATTGAacccaaagaaaaatattacaggaaaatatctttctaaACAATACAAACCCAGTTCTGTCTTGGACAAAGCAATACaaatagaggagaaaatatttcaccCACAAAAACATTTGAATTGCTCTTTTTATGCCTAGGCACTACTGGCCAGACAATAAGTGATGAAAAAGCAGATACTTGAGGAAAACATGGCTAACCTTGGGCAAGGCTGAAATAGCCTTAATGatcaaagctttttaaaaattaactttaagAACAGTATCTTGTGACATCTGTCTTCTGAGATTCTACACATTCATCTGAATGCAAGACTTCTCACAGATCCTCCTTTGATCATAACCAACAAAGTCATCAGCCAGAAGGGTCTCTTGGAGATGCAAACCATGATGGAAGTGACACCATTACTGGCAACTCTCTAACTGACAGGGAGATGGTACCTCAGTCTTGTCAGAAATACTGTAAACAAAGCTGCACCTCAATTGATGGCAGCACATTCGGGCAACATCGTAACATATGCCTGATCAACAGAGCAATAAGCATTGAGGAATTATGTAAATATAAATGGATAGCTGGTACTTACCAGGGAAAACAGAACATGGAACTGAATAATATGccacaaacaaaattaaactgttaTCACCAGTATGTTACATTGTTACTAGAATATACCATGCTCACCTTGAAGTTGATAGGTGGTGGTGGGTTCTTTGGCTCTATTCTGACAACGCTGGATTCAACTTTGGGAGGAGGCCTGAAGTTGTTCTTTCCAACCTGTTAGTCAGGAGAATTCAGGCAGCTGTATGAATAAACAGCAAATCCTCATACTCCTACGAACACTCTTCTAACTTTGATAGCTGTTAGCTAACATAGAACGACATACCTTCATCAGATGGTCCACTCGAGCTAACAACTGAGTATTAATAGAAAGTCTGCAGTACAGTTTAGTTCCTGGTTTTGCAACCAAACGAAGTGCAAATTCTCTTTGAAACATAAGTATTGCACACCTGAGCATAACAGAAATGTGAATATGAATTTAAGTAATCAACTTCTACATCAAAAGCCAACTAACACATGGAAAACATGGGATTTGCCTCAGCACACAGAAGCAATAAGTTTGTCATagaaaaacacccaaacctCTGCCTTAACTAGCTCAGAAtgtgttaaacaaaaaaaccccacaaaacttGGCAAAATCATCTAAATGTCTTTAAAGCTACGacataatttgatttttcacaCTGCTGGATCAAGTTCAAAGAGACAGAAGTTAGCATCAGGATTTTGTGTCTGACTGTTAACAAATCATTTTGAATAATTACATGATGAATCCTTCAAATACCAACTCTTTGCTCCAGAAATTGACCAGTAATGTTACTGATGTCAGTGCTTCAGTGACAGAAATCAAGACCTGCTGACATATTGAACAACACTCAGACGTATCTGAGCAGTTAGATTTTGGACCAGACAGTAGGAAGTGTCTTGGCTCTATTCTGACAATACTGGATTCAACTTTGGAAGGAGGCTGGAAGTTGTTCCTTCCAACCTGTTAGTTAGTTCTACCCTTTGCACCCTTCGTTTCTAAGGTAGGAAGGCATATGAAATGCTACGACACCCTACTTATCCCTAGAAAAGCAATTAGTTACACTACTAGTGTAAACAAGCACAACTCCTGTTTTCATCAGCTGGACACTCACTGATGCAAAGACTACATTGCTATGAACTTATTTCCATGAACTAGCAGTTTttgtattacagaaaaattctgTTGCAGCTCTGATCCATCAAACTGgtatttcaaaaatttttttttaaaaaaaaattatttgtgaatattttgaaaactttttttttttcctatcaggTAATACAGAGCTTTGTTCTTTCACATACCTGAAAAAAGGTCTATGAAGCAGTAGCTTGAAAACAAAAGGTGAAGAAATCTGAGGAAAAGAGCAATAATATTAGTATCCTTTCTGAGGATTATCAgctaaaaagtaaaaagttttGCCATGTTGTTTAGCCCATACCTGGTAAGGCAAGTTGGCAACACATGCATCAAAGAACGGTAAGTCTGTTTTCAAGACATCTCCAACCTTGATTTCAAGTTTGTTTGCCAGACACCTGAGGGAATGTACACTGTGGTTATCCTGACGAAAACACATTCATAAAGTTTTTGGCAAGGCAGCTCCTCTGCTTTAAGTGCTCCCCGTTTCCACAGTTGATACTTACGTGCCCTGGACTCTCTTCTGAAGTTCACCAACAAGCCTAGGGTCAATTTCACAAGCAATAACCTGAAAACAAAGTATATATTTGCAACTTCATAAACTCCTAACCTACATAAAAATTTCAACTGTGAAAAATCATTGTATCTATTGCAGCAGCTTTAAACAATCCTTACAAATTCCCTACCAGGCTATGtaccttcctccctcctcaaAAACACACGGGACTTAAAAATGCCTAACAGCagtatagttttaaaaaaaaagtcccaagATTTACACAAACAATTTAAAACTCTTACACAGATGTTAAGAAAAATAGCCACAGAGCAATGCTACTGAATTCAATCAAATAGTTGAAGATCCTTCTGTTTGCCATAATGTAAGCCACAATATGGTTTTGAGCTTAGGAAGGTGTGCGGGAAGTTCATGcttactttttttactttctctaaCAACTTTACTGTCAGGTTGCCAGTTCCTGGACCTACTTCCAGAACGACATCTGTGCGCCGTAGGGCAGCCTAAAAAGAAACGGCATTTCAGTTAATTTTCCTACAACTGATTTCAAGCAAACATTCAATTTGAAAACAAGAGGTTTGTGCAGCTCAGtaaaagcttctgaaaactgCTGTCAGAGGAGCGCGAAAGGAACGAGATGAAACTTCTTGTTAAAACGTGTGCCTTAAAACTCACTTCTTGTGAGCCTTAAAGCTCACTTATGAAAGATCTTTGGCCCAGGGTAGAAAAATAAGCGAGTGACCACGTTTAGAGTGGAAATAAAGAAGCAGTGCGAGGGGAATAACTGCAGTGCAGGAGGGAGGCTCCTCCGCAGCCACAGAAAGCGCATGTTAGGGGAAGGGCCCGGCTAGaccccctcctcagccctgcACCTTCTCGATGATGCTGTTAACGATGAGCGGGTTCTTCAGGATGTGTTGGCCGGCGCTGGTGTTGAAGAGGACGCCTAGGGCAGAGACAGGCATTACCTTCCATTACTTCTGGAAAACGCCTCCAGAGGCTTCCCCCCTCTCCCGAGGCCTCCCCCGGCTCCCGCTCCCCGCACTCACCCGCAGCGCGGCCCTCCCGCCGCGGCGCCACGCGCGCCTTGGGCATAGCGGCCCCGCGCACGTGGCCGCCGTCCCTCCAGGGCCTCGGCGGAGCCCCCAGCGCCCCCAGCGGCCCGGCGGAGCAGCCGCACCCGCAGCGCCCCGGCGGAGCCCACAGCGCCCCAAGCGCCCCGG belongs to Cuculus canorus isolate bCucCan1 chromosome Z, bCucCan1.pri, whole genome shotgun sequence and includes:
- the DIMT1 gene encoding probable dimethyladenosine transferase, with protein sequence MYHFLALPCQSWGRWFAALPGLLGALWAPPRRWGRCGRGCSAGALGALWAPPGRCGCGCSAGPLGALGAPPRPWRDGGHVRGAAMPKARVAPRREGRAAGVLFNTSAGQHILKNPLIVNSIIEKAALRRTDVVLEVGPGTGNLTVKLLEKVKKVIACEIDPRLVGELQKRVQGTCLANKLEIKVGDVLKTDLPFFDACVANLPYQISSPFVFKLLLHRPFFRCAILMFQREFALRLVAKPGTKLYCRLSINTQLLARVDHLMKVGKNNFRPPPKVESSVVRIEPKNPPPPINFKEWDGLVRIAFVRKNKTLSAAFKSSAVEQLLDHNYRIHCSLHNTEIPENFKIAEKIQTVLKNTGYSEKRARSMDIDDFIRLLHGFNSEGIHFS